In Metopolophium dirhodum isolate CAU chromosome 7, ASM1992520v1, whole genome shotgun sequence, one genomic interval encodes:
- the LOC132949140 gene encoding uncharacterized protein LOC132949140, which yields MFRQVAVAEQDWDLQRIFWRNNPSEALRTYRLVTVTYGTKPASFMTTQCLVTLAQQAYEHFPRAADAITKDFYMDDLMTGGETEAECIQLHQEITSILASAKLPLRKWCSNSSYVLGHIGKNVRDPLFTLELGDEEMVKSLGLCWNPVLDEFRFNVIPTPARSKLTKRTLLSDLNKVWALKIDWDSPLSSDIHDRWMSFHKDLEKLQNISIPRKVLPKPNEFQIHGFCDASQEAYGACIYVRSHCSENTWQVRLLCARSRVAPIKGSTIPRLELNGALVLAQLLQKLTDAWEIDRHKCHLWTDSTVVLSWLNAQSNRLKVYVSNRVNQILELTNASQWNYVRTDKNPADMISRGTNVTEISASKLWWNGPDWLGISDELWEKVPRNILKEEEIPEQRTIQFALVGVQSNQELVQHYSSWSRLKRATAWLKRFVEYLRTRGVPSEVYLSVRELQAAEEGLILVGGRLNNSGLSMLQRHPIVLPANHKVTRLIFEQIHLEQLHCGPQALLAEVRRRYWPLRSRVMARSVVSRCVKCTRAKPTFNAPLMAPLPKERVQVARPFAVTGVDFAGPIIIRSGIRRVIGVKAWIAVFVCFTTRAVHLEMVEDLSSQAFLASLRRFTARRGLCSTIFSDNGTNFVGARRELYMHVKAAHPQIAQRGIEWRLNPPSAPHFGGLWESAVKSAKHHLTRMMSDAKLTIGELSTLLCQIEACLNSRPLTPMSSDPSDLEVLTPAHFLVGSPISLPSEVDLRQEPLNSLKRWKYVQALMQHFWRRWSSEYLPQLQIRGKWSSNKTPLKIGDIAIIRDENTPPTKWKLGRVVNVHPGNDGIIRVVTMRLGSGAELKRPTVKLCRLPTDKDINIDADEEVVEK from the exons ATGTTCCGACAAGTAGCTGTGGCAGAACAAGACTGGGATCTCCAACGGATTTTCTGGCGAAATAATCCTAGTGAAGCTTTGCGGACCTATCGATTGGTCACCGTAACTTATGGTACAAAACCAGCCTCGTTCATGACAACGCAGTGCTTGGTAACGTTGGCACAACAAGCGTACGAACATTTTCCCAGAGCTGCGGACGCGATAACGAAGGATTTTTATATGGATGATCTTATGACGGGAGGTGAAACCGAAGCTGAATGTATTCAATTGCACCAAGAGATAACGTCAATTCTAGCCTCAGCAAAATTACCTCTAAGAAAGTGGTGTTCGAATTCCTCTTACGTCTTGGGACATATTGGTAAAAATGTCAGGGACCCCTTATTCACCTTGGAATTAGGAGATGAAGAAATGGTCAAGTCTCTCGGCTTATGTTGGAACCCAGTACTTGATGAGTTCAGGTTCAATGTCATACCAACTCCAGCACGATCAAAATTGACCAAAAGAACACTGCTATCCGATTTGAACAAG GTATGGGCTTTGAAAATTGATTGGGATAGTCCCTTGTCTTCAGACATTCATGATCGGTGGATGTCATTCCATAAGGATTTAGAGAAACTGCAAAATATATCCATCCCAAGAAAGGTTCTACCAAAACCAAATGAATTCCAAATACACGGATTCTGTGATGCGTCGCAAGAAGCCTATGGGGCTTGCATATATGTACGATCGCACTGTTCTGAAAATACGTGGCAGGTTCGACTGCTGTGTGCTAGGAGTCGTGTAGCGCCAATAAAGGGTTCAACAATTCCTCGTCTTGAACTGAATGGTGCCTTGGTATTAGCACAATTACTCCAAAAGCTAACGGATGCTTGGGAAATTGATCGTCATAAGTGTCATTTGTGGACAGATTCCACTGTAGTTCTTAGTTGGTTAAATGCACAATCCAATCGATTAAAGGTGTACGTCAGCAATCGCGTTAATCAGATCTTAGAGCTTACAAATGCATCGCAATGGAATTATGTAAGAACAGATAAGAACCCTGCTGATATGATATCTCGAGGTACTAATGTAACGGAGATAAGTGCTTCTAAACTTTGGTGGAATGGACCTGATTGGTTAGGCATATCAGACGAGTTGTGGGAAAAGGTCCCAAGAAATATATTGAAGGAAGAAGAAATACCTGAGCAACGCACAATACAATTTGCATTAGTTGGAGTTCAATCTAATCAAGAGTTGGTCCAACATTACTCCTCCTGGTCACGACTGAAGAGAGCAACAGCTTGGTTAAAAAGATTTGTAGAATATTTGAGAACAAGAGGGGTACCAAGTGAAGTTTATTTGTCTGTAAGAGAACTGCAAGCGGCCGAA GAAGGACTAATCTTGGTTGGTGGACGTTTGAACAATTCTGGGTTGTCAATGTTACAAAGGCACCCGATCGTGTTGCCCGCAAATCATAAGGTGACTCGGttaatatttgaacaaataCATTTAGAGCAATTACATTGTGGGCCTCAAGCTTTGCTTGCTGAGGTGAGACGAAGGTACTGGCCGTTAAGAAGTCGAGTGATGGCTCGTTCCGTGGTATCACGTTGCGTGAAATGCACCCGAGCCAAACCAACATTTAATGCTCCCTTGATGGCTCCATTACCCAAGGAAAGGGTCCAAGTCGCACGACCGTTCGCTGTTACTGGGGTCGATTTTGCTGGACCAATCATCATAAGAAGCGGTATAAGGCGAGTGATAGGCGTGAAGGCCTGGATAGCCGTTTTCGTATGTTTTACCACAAGAGCAGTTCATTTGGAGATGGTGGAAGATCTATCGAGCCAAGCCTTCCTGGCATCGTTGCGTCGATTCACGGCGCGTAGAGGCTTATGTTCAACAATATTTAGCGATAACGGTACAAATTTCGTTGGAGCAAGAAGAGAGCTGTACATGCATGTAAAGGCTGCTCATCCACAGATAGCCCAGAGAGGTATTGAATGGAGATTAAACCCACCATCAGCACCACATTTCGGTGGCCTATGGGAGAGTGCGGTTAAAAGTGCAAAACACCATTTAACCCGTATGATGAGTGATGCCAAGCTAACTATTGGTGAATTATCAACACTATTGTGCCAGATAGAAGCTTGCCTTAACTCACGACCGCTGACCCCAATGAGCAGCGACCCATCTGACTTAGAGGTACTAACCCCAGCTCATTTCCTTGTAGGCAGTCCTATCTCGTTACCTTCTGAGGTCGACCTGAGACAGGAACCATTGAATAGTCTTAAAAGATGGAAGTATGTACAGGCGTTAATGCAACATTTTTGGCGAAGATGGTCTAGCGAATATTTACCTCAGTTACAAATTAGAGGAAAATGGAGTAGTAATAAAACTCCATTAAAAATTGGTGATATTGCTATTATAAGGGATGAAAACACACCACCCACAAAATGGAAACTGGGAAGAGTAGTTAACGTGCATCCTGGTAATGACGGGATCATAAGAGTAGTAACAATGCGCCTCGGATCCGGGGCAGAATTGAAGCGTCCGACAGTCAAACTATGCCGACTACCAACAGACAAGGACATAAATATAGATGCAGACGAAGaggtagttgaaaaataa
- the LOC132949139 gene encoding uncharacterized protein LOC132949139 — protein sequence MLNPDLVHRVSTYLVIPYLLSCHNYNLFVLQWKAGQFPSELLPQLADPHFCDSKQIDLLIGGGAFFDILQPSRIQLDVKMLYLQDSKLGWIVTGELSHTCLLSVGRSLEKESKAILGHEDVLYDKQSKSTFRRNEEGRFVLQLPVKTDLTNLGQSVNSATSRFLSMERKLQQDADLRIEYTKFMKDYLEMGHMQEVVKESNIPKRSCYLPHHAVFKSSSLTTKIRIVF from the exons ATGTTGAATCCAGATTTGGTTCATCGAGTTTCAACTTATCTTGTCATACCTTACCTGTTATCATGTCACAACTACAACCTGTTCGTCCTCCAGTGGAAGGCTGGACAATTCCCAAGTGAGCTATTACCACAGCTAGCTGACCCTCATTTCTGTGATTCCAAACAAATCGATTTATTGATTGGAGGTGGTGCATTCTTTGACATATTGCAGCCAAGTCGTATACAGCTGGATGTGAAGATGCTATATCTGCAGGACAGCAAGTTGGGTTGGATAGTCACAGGTGAGTTGAGCCACACATGTCTGCTAAGTGTTGGCAGGTCGTTGGAAAAGGAATCTAAGGCAATTCTCGGCCACGAGGATGTTTTGTACGACAAACAATCAAAG TCCACATTTAGACGAAATGAGGAAGGTCGTTTCGTGCTGCAATTACCCGTCAAAACAGACCTAACTAATTTAGGTCAGAGTGTCAACTCAGCTACATCTAGGTTTCTCAGTATGGAGAGAAAACTACAGCAAGATGCAGACTTGCGAATTGAGTACACGAAGTTCATGAAAGATTATCTGGAGATGGGCCATATGCAAGAAGTTGTGAAGGAATCGAATATTCCTAAGCGATCATGCTACTTACCACACCATGCAGTATTCAAGAGCTCAAGTTTAACAACTAAAATTCGAATCGTTTTTTGA
- the LOC132949137 gene encoding uncharacterized protein LOC132949137, with protein MYSEEEIKLLAELKKETRQEELPQINRKFDDIQSQIELITIEDTVEAETERNKFEELYFMIRSQMQEIIKADKASNTSVHNASHIFSSSGHRNQLPPNTTAIYMKEMNIQMLRSFIICVRVYKGQALDLVRSIPINDGNYSVVVERLKQRYDNPSLVIQSHIRSLLECPRIEEPSASALQELYSHVSTHAAALSALDQPIEHWDAWLITIVTGRLDRSTGHGWQLHLRNTDLPKYSDLESFLASRCVALEGSEAEAQLTRSVSNKKFGAHSRGALVAASEVKEKCAYCTSMHRLYTCSSFKNLSVGDRINFVRETKLCFNCLHPAHAADKCRSRYNCFVCKGKHNTLLHYERKGESSKSVSDEDTP; from the exons ATGTACAGCGAAGAGGAAATAAAATTGTTAGCAGAGCTTAAGAAGGAAACGAG GCAGGAGGAGCTGCCACAAATAAACAGGAAGTTTGATGATATTCAGTCTCAAATCGAATTGATTACTATTGAAGATACTGTAGAAGCTGAAACCGAGAGGAATAAGTTTGAAgaactatattttatgataagatCACAGATGCAAGAAATTATCAAGGCAGATAAGGCATCAAACACTTCTGTTCACAATGCTTCGCACATTTTCAGCAGTTCAGGACATCGGAATCAGCTGCCACCCAATACCACTGCCATC TACATGAAGGAAATGAATATTCAGATGCTCAGAAGTTTTATTATTTGCGTTCGTGTTTACAAGGGGCAAGCATTAGACTTGGTGCGTTCTATTCCTATCAACGACGGCAACTATTCGGTAGTTGTTGAAAGGCTTAAGCAACGATACGACAACCCTAGTCTTGTAATTCAGTCGCACATACGATCGCTTCTTGAATGTCCAAGAATTGAAGAACCATCAGCATCAGCGCTGCAAGAACTTTATTCGCATGTAAGCACTCATGCTGCCGCACTGAGCGCGCTTGACCAACCAATCGAACACTGGGATGCGTGGTTAATCACTATAGTTACAGGACGTCTTGACAGAAGCACCGGGCACGGATGGCAACTACATCTGAGAAACACTGATTTACCCAAGTACTCGGACCTCGAATCGTTTCTGGCTAGCCGGTGTGTGGCGTTAGAAGGTTCAGAAGCA GAAGCTCAACTCACCCGATCAGTGAGTAATAAGAAGTTCGGAGCCCACTCAAGAGGTGCTCTTGTAGCAGCATCCGAAGTAAAAGAAAAATGCGCATACTGCACAAGCATGCACAGGTTGTATACATGTAGCAGTTTTAAGAACCTTTCAGTCGGAGATCGAATTAATTTTGTACGTGAAACTAAGCTATGTTTCAACTGTCTTCATCCAGCACATGCAGCTGACAAATGCAGATCAAGATATAATTGTTTTGTCTGCAAGGGGAAGCACAATACTTTACTTCATTATGAAAGAAAAGGGGAATCTTCGAAATCTGTGAGTGACGAGGACACGCCCTGA